ATAACTCTCAGGAGATTTTTCGATGAGCAATACAGTAACCCGTTTTGCACCAAGTCCTACAGGACATCTACATATCGGCGGAGCAAGAACCGCTCTTTTTTCTTGGCTTTTAGCTCGCCACAATGGCGGAAAATTTGTTCTGAGAATTGAAGATACCGACCAGAAAAGATCCACACAGGAATACACTGATGCGATCCTTGAATCCATGAAATGGTTAGGTATGGATTGGGACGGTGAGTTAATGTTTCAAAGCGAACGCTTTGATCTATACAACAGCTACATCGATAAACTAATCGAAACTGGCCACGCTTACTGGTGTGACTGTACCTCCGAACAGGTTGATGCCATGCGCGAAAAAGCCATGAAGGAAAAGCGTAAACCTAAATATGACGGTTCTTGCCGCGAAAAGAATATCGGCCCCGGTGAAAATAGAGTTGTAAGATTCAAAACACCTGTCGAAGGACGCACCTCTTTCAATGACATGATCAAAGGCCCCATCACAGTCGAAAACATCGAACTTGATGATATGATCCTGCGCCGCTCAGATGGAGCACCTACTTACAACTTAGCTGTTGTAGTTGACGATCACACTATGGGAGTTACTCAGGTTGTTCGCGGTGATGACCATATCAACAACACCCCGCGTCAGGTTCTTATTTATAAGGCACTTGGATGGGACGTTCCACGCTTCGGCCATGTTCCTATGATCTTGGGACCTGACAAGAAAAAACTTTCCAAAAGACATGGCGCACTTTCCGTCATGGAATATGAAAAAATGGGTTACCTGCCTGAAGCAGTTGTGAACTACCTTGTTCGCCTTGGCTGGTCTCACGGTGATCAAGAAATATTCTCTAAAGATGAGCTGATTGAGCTTTTCAACACAGAACATCTCGGAAATTCCGCTTCTGTTTTTGATACTAAGAAGCTGGACTGGGTGAACTGTGAATATATCAAAGCAAAAGCTCCGGCAGAATTAATTCCCGGTATGCGCTCCTTCCTTCCAGAAGGAACAGAGGTTGCGGACGAATACTTAGAAAAGATTATTCCTCTGCTCCAGCCCCGCGCTACCAATTATAAAGAAATGGCCGACATGTGTGATTTCTTCTTAGTAAGTACAGATGAGCTTACATATGACGAAAAGAATGTAGCAAAAGTTCTGACTCCAGAAGCAATAGA
This window of the Maridesulfovibrio frigidus DSM 17176 genome carries:
- the gltX gene encoding glutamate--tRNA ligase, which translates into the protein MSNTVTRFAPSPTGHLHIGGARTALFSWLLARHNGGKFVLRIEDTDQKRSTQEYTDAILESMKWLGMDWDGELMFQSERFDLYNSYIDKLIETGHAYWCDCTSEQVDAMREKAMKEKRKPKYDGSCREKNIGPGENRVVRFKTPVEGRTSFNDMIKGPITVENIELDDMILRRSDGAPTYNLAVVVDDHTMGVTQVVRGDDHINNTPRQVLIYKALGWDVPRFGHVPMILGPDKKKLSKRHGALSVMEYEKMGYLPEAVVNYLVRLGWSHGDQEIFSKDELIELFNTEHLGNSASVFDTKKLDWVNCEYIKAKAPAELIPGMRSFLPEGTEVADEYLEKIIPLLQPRATNYKEMADMCDFFLVSTDELTYDEKNVAKVLTPEAIEHLKAITAKIEADAEFSHDSLEAIHKGYLEEKELKFKAIGQPVRLALCGKVQSPGGLYDLMLVMGKEETIARMKKTVTLV